From a region of the Rhodococcus sp. 4CII genome:
- a CDS encoding DUF3027 domain-containing protein translates to MVRQTGGVSVASSDERAVARPVLTDAVELARTALVELQEGGVGDYLGVTSEDACAATHRFVADLPGYRGWQWAVVVAADPESDHATVSELALLPGPDALVAPDWIPWDQRIRPGDLSAGDLLAPPAGDPRLVPGYVATGDPEIDEVALELGLGRKQVMSLEGRVDAAQRWHDGDYGPDSEMAKAAPSTCGLCGFYLPLAGSLHASFGVCGNEMAADGHVVDATYGCGAHSDTLLPSGAGSPQFDAYDDGAVEMVEKARGESETPAVPPADAAVEAAAAEESASTS, encoded by the coding sequence GTGGTGCGGCAAACTGGTGGTGTGAGTGTTGCTTCTTCCGACGAGCGCGCAGTGGCGCGTCCCGTACTGACCGACGCCGTCGAGCTCGCCCGAACTGCACTGGTCGAACTGCAGGAAGGGGGAGTCGGCGACTATCTGGGCGTCACGTCCGAGGACGCGTGCGCCGCGACTCACCGTTTCGTTGCGGACCTTCCGGGTTATCGCGGCTGGCAGTGGGCGGTGGTGGTGGCCGCCGATCCCGAATCGGACCATGCCACCGTCAGCGAACTCGCCCTCCTGCCGGGACCCGACGCGCTGGTCGCCCCCGACTGGATTCCGTGGGATCAGCGCATTCGCCCCGGCGACCTGTCCGCGGGCGACCTGCTGGCCCCGCCTGCCGGTGACCCCCGCCTCGTCCCCGGTTACGTGGCGACCGGTGACCCCGAGATCGACGAGGTCGCCCTCGAACTCGGGCTGGGGCGCAAGCAGGTGATGAGTCTCGAAGGTCGCGTGGATGCGGCCCAGCGCTGGCACGACGGCGATTACGGCCCCGACTCCGAGATGGCCAAGGCCGCGCCGTCGACGTGCGGGTTGTGCGGCTTCTACCTGCCGCTCGCCGGCTCGCTGCACGCGTCGTTCGGTGTGTGCGGCAACGAGATGGCCGCCGACGGGCACGTGGTCGACGCCACCTACGGGTGCGGGGCCCACTCCGACACGCTGTTGCCGTCGGGTGCGGGTTCGCCGCAGTTCGACGCGTACGACGACGGTGCCGTCGAGATGGTCGAGAAGGCTCGGGGCGAGAGTGAAACCCCGGCAGTGCCTCCGGCCGATGCTGCTGTCGAGGCCGCTGCGGCCGAGGAATCCGCATCGACCAGCTAG
- a CDS encoding glutaminyl-peptide cyclotransferase, producing the protein MTGRRRLLPALLAVSWMVAGCSSQSPAAAGADLHVEILRTLDHDPNAFTQGLEIDGTELLESTGRSGESWVQATDVTGGGVRARAELPPPLFGEGITVSGDTVWQLTWRDGVAVARDRATLTEQRRVPFDGEGWGICALPGALVTSDGSPTLTFRDPVTFEPRRTVQAVRDGNPVARLNELECADDGAIYANVWTTDTLVRIDPADGRVTAEIDASALRDALSPGPRAVDVLNGIAQIPGTDRFLVTGKYWPRMFEVRFVR; encoded by the coding sequence ATGACCGGCCGGAGACGCCTTCTCCCAGCCCTGCTCGCGGTGTCCTGGATGGTCGCCGGCTGCTCCTCGCAGAGTCCGGCGGCGGCCGGCGCGGACCTTCACGTGGAGATACTCCGGACCCTCGACCACGACCCGAATGCGTTCACCCAGGGACTCGAAATCGACGGCACCGAGCTGCTCGAGAGCACCGGCAGGTCAGGCGAGTCCTGGGTGCAGGCCACCGACGTCACCGGCGGCGGCGTCCGCGCCCGGGCGGAACTGCCGCCGCCCCTGTTCGGGGAGGGCATCACGGTGAGCGGCGACACCGTCTGGCAGCTGACGTGGCGTGACGGCGTGGCCGTCGCCCGGGATCGCGCGACCCTCACCGAACAGCGGCGAGTTCCGTTCGACGGCGAGGGCTGGGGAATCTGCGCGTTGCCCGGCGCCCTCGTCACGAGCGACGGCTCCCCTACGCTCACGTTCCGCGACCCGGTGACGTTCGAACCCCGCCGCACCGTGCAGGCGGTCCGGGACGGAAACCCGGTGGCCCGCCTCAACGAACTCGAGTGCGCGGACGACGGCGCGATCTACGCGAACGTCTGGACCACCGACACCCTCGTCCGCATCGATCCCGCGGACGGCCGCGTCACCGCCGAGATCGACGCCTCGGCGCTTCGCGATGCGCTCTCGCCCGGCCCGCGGGCGGTCGACGTCCTCAACGGGATCGCCCAGATCCCGGGGACCGACCGCTTCCTCGTCACCGGAAAGTACTGGCCGCGCATGTTCGAAGTGCGGTTCGTTCGTTGA